DNA from Chryseobacterium wanjuense:
AGATTTTTGGATTTTTCCGGAAATGAGCCCAACAAGGCTGAATTGGTGAACAATTACGACTGGATGAAAAATATTTCTTTCCTTGATTTTGCTAAAAATGTAGGGAAAAATATTACTGTCAATTATATGATGGCGAAAGATTCTGTGAAGAAAAGACTTTCAGGTGAAGCGGGTGTTGACGGGATGAGCTTTACGGAATTTACCTATCAGTTAATCCAAGGGTACGATTTTTTACATCTATACCAAAATAATAATGTAAGGCTTCAGATGGGAGGTTCTGACCAGTGGGGAAATATCACGACCGGAACAGAACTGATCCGTAGAAAAGCTCAGGGAGAGGCATTTGCATTGACCGTTCCTTTGATCACAAAAGCTGACGGCTCGAAATTCGGGAAGTCTGAAAGTGGGGAAAATTACTGGCTCGACAAAAAGAAAACTTCACCTTATAAATTTTACCAATTCTGGCGAAACGCTAAAGATGAAGATGCTGAAAGATTTATTAAATTCTATACATTTTTAAGTAAAGAAGAAATCGAAACTTTAGTTGCTGAGCATAAAACAGCTGAACATGAATGGAAACTTCAAAAAAGACTGGCTGAAGAAATTACAGTTTGGGTTCATGGAAGAGAAGAATATGAAAAGGCATTAAAGGCTTCGGAAATTCTTTTCGGACGCTCTACAGCAGAGGATTTGGTAAGTCTTGATGAGGAAACTTTCCTGGATGTTTTTGACGGAGTTTCTCAAAAAGAAGTGGCAAAAGCAGAGGTTATAGGAGCCAATATTGTGGATCTTCTTGTTGAAAAATCCGGATTTTTAAAATCTAAAAGTGAGGCGCAAAGAGAACTGAAAGGAAATTCAATCTCTGTAAACAAAGAAAAGGTAAATGATACTTTTGTCGCTACTGAAAATGATTTGATTAATGATAAATTTTTGGTGCTTCAAAAAGGGAAAAAGAATTACTTTATTGTTAGAGTTGTTTAGTAAAACTTTAAACAAAAATTTTAAATAAATAAAAACCGTCCGGGAAATCCTGACGGTTTTTTTGATGAGATAAGATTTGTATCAACACTTGTTAA
Protein-coding regions in this window:
- the tyrS gene encoding tyrosine--tRNA ligase, producing the protein MNSFIEELKWRGLFADMMPGTDEQLDKEMTTAYIGFDPTADSLHIGSLIQIKILAHFQQHGHKPIALVGGATGMIGDPSGKSAERNLLDEETLLHYVDCLKNQLSRFLDFSGNEPNKAELVNNYDWMKNISFLDFAKNVGKNITVNYMMAKDSVKKRLSGEAGVDGMSFTEFTYQLIQGYDFLHLYQNNNVRLQMGGSDQWGNITTGTELIRRKAQGEAFALTVPLITKADGSKFGKSESGENYWLDKKKTSPYKFYQFWRNAKDEDAERFIKFYTFLSKEEIETLVAEHKTAEHEWKLQKRLAEEITVWVHGREEYEKALKASEILFGRSTAEDLVSLDEETFLDVFDGVSQKEVAKAEVIGANIVDLLVEKSGFLKSKSEAQRELKGNSISVNKEKVNDTFVATENDLINDKFLVLQKGKKNYFIVRVV